The Anoplolepis gracilipes chromosome 17, ASM4749672v1, whole genome shotgun sequence genome window below encodes:
- the LOC140675452 gene encoding uncharacterized protein, translated as MELSGAGTPAVGAVACPVCTLYLREGISLQKHLDTHPKEQVIDALIKASASSSQPHHQQQHHHHHHHHHQQQQQQQQQQQATPATSLPVSLQPQASPQAPTSVQTPQASPQVSQNSAHISAHSPYPIGPIFECPPISTMMPPQFTSFSYQQFVNNGTMMIPQYAMAPQANQMMQMLYNPYGMYQQQQIPTVQMISPVAAIPGATRIRPVVTMAGENSVRTTLAIPVNSPEPKQILPEILPDTESEAGQVIPDVNLPASPVLQAEDASIRQEESDDNALSIDHRGQQSSTSPGEGTVQHEYNAIPRSITIACSMNDTNDDKVESVLPDIEDEEPLNNISVDLQCKSVTYEQPETQHFTQQVVQEGYLSISNRKANATNDVDSMACEHESEMITDERPTSRNSNISVSNNVLLPQDPEEALKDSAIQPELNSVEKLENLITIMETELNNTSLQRENSLLNDRERLIDITREKSDREETVIHDTVVTILGSHEKEAHILPDIQEDNNTLCPNDYVANQLRTLEKTCRYLSYNTECPKIDDELKALENENLHLYKYKQSFSAPPSPVTRKKCRKTSERRYSVRSELGSCENLSQYHHRIGLDDAAAMQDDDEDEDDDDDEDMDEDEKIDEEDNFDEADMEIEEIPSPHTPFAECGVRSHTPLSVLSGISVLRVRKDLSKPCSPVYSFHHVDSDSRSHDEDSIGVDNNVVDNVAEKDPIDCSQLEENQEAERATVFTNIEQIQESSNSNSNSYTYQQSVITEHVSSFPVMHSQPPILMNESYSATTKTQNLLNLSESINPTTSTESKSFHSTKSTLMPKQSELLNINEDAHAGPINVFEFDGLQILVPSTFISDSSQKAVSATSQQSMASSEGAIGIDEEVKSINMRADETMPPRGELSEQESNGCTEPSAWQLYMGQESSRMSTSYDLLARESWEESEGSDNEISGPLLDSRSLATHFTSSLFLDRDRKTPTKRTFKCSHCNEVFDCPKERRVHSTTVHKDAVPSSSRDQLDQPEMKDIKLLDNRVNVFDDIFVPGLHMQQMYHHQQPLLHQLQPPPSQPGSDGLTKPEADQKIGENLVIPSNIEVTCAICGQPCSSEKSLQMHHRRVHLGDVKRIRENAKCRICNEEFPSVLLFNAHLKIHPLECGQCGKYFYRKQNFKLHMKRHLGIKPFPCTVCDKAFLTKQKLDEHTNGHTGNAPVKCSLCNETFRRYSNLTQHKNRHHLNIKKKLKDYICHCGEVFHTKKKLAWHKETHDEKPKACTYCNERFIHMASLTRHMRRAHNRRFVPDAQRESENVECPICKCIYLRSSLAVHMRVHNGERPYECQVCSKAFSTKWNLQLHKWTHAARSTKPFKCNQCSAAFYRHSDYTAHMNSHRNVRPYTCNYCGAQFIRKYNCLRHVKEHEESKAYTCDVCNKTFHRSYYLKEHLRVHSGARPYTCHICGKSSGTKSNHNKHVRIHHAREPVNTEN; from the exons ATGGAGCTCAGCGGTGCGGGAACGCCCGCTGTCGGGGCCGTCGCCTGTCCCGTGTGTACCTTGTACTTGCGCGAGGGCATCAGTCTGCAGAAGCATCTGGACACCCATCCCAAAGAACAGGTTATAGATGCTCTCATCAAGGCTAGCGCCTCCTCGAGTCAGCCACATCATCAGCAGcagcatcatcatcatcatcatcatcatcatcaacaacaacaacaacaacaacaacaacaacaagcTACCCCGGCGACATCGCTACCGGTATCGCTACAACCGCAAGCTTCACCGCAAGCTCCTACCTCTGTTCAGACGCCTCAAGCGTCGCCCCAAGTCTCGCAAAACTCCGCTCATATTTCCGCTCATTCGCCGTATCCCATAGGACCCATCTTCGAATGTCCGCCCATAAGTACTATGATGCCACCGCAGTTCACCTCGTTCAGCTATCAGCAATTTGTGAACAATGGGACCATGATGATACCGCAGTACGCGATGGCACCTCAGGCCAATCAGATGATGCAGATGCTGTACAATCCGTATGGTATGTACCAACAGCAGCAAATACCCACCGTCCAAATGATCTCACCGGTTGCAGCTATCCCCGGCGCCACGAGGATCCGACCAGTGGTCACCATGGCCGGAGAGAACAGTGTCAGAACCACTCTGGCGATTCCTGTAAATAGTCCCGAGCCGAAGCAGATCCTGCCTGAGATTTTGCCCGATACCGAGTCTGAAGCCGGGCAAGTTATACCGGATGTCAACCTGCCGGCCTCGCCTGTACTTCAGGCGGAAGACGCGTCCATCAGACAGGAGGAGAGCGACGATAATGCGTTGTCGATCGATCACAGAGGACAGCAGAGTTCCACGTCGCCTGGTGAAGGTACAGTGCAGCACGAGTACAACGCTATTCCTAGATCCATTACGATCGCTTGTTCCATGAATGATACCAACGACGATAAAGTGGAGAGTGTACTACCGGATATAGAGGATGAAGAGCCGTTGAATAACATTTCCGTGGACTTGCAGTGTAAATCCGTAACGTACGAACAACCTGAAACACAACATTTTACGCAACAGGTTGTACAAGAAGGATATCTGAGTATATCCAATAGGAAAGCTAATGCAACGAACGATGTTGACTCTATGGCATGCGAGCACGAATCGGAAATGATAACCGATGAAAGACCGACAAGCCGCAATAGCAATATCAGTGTCAGCAATAACGTTCTATTACCGCAGGATCCGGAAGAAGCATTGAAAGATTCGGCTATTCAACCCGAGCTTAATTCGGTGGAGAAGTTGGAGAATTTGATAACCATAATGGAGACGGAGCTTAATAATACTTCGCTTCAAAGAGAAAATAGTTTGTTGAATGATCGAGAAAGATTAATAGATATTACGAGGGAGAAGTCGGATAGGGAGGAGACCGTGATTCACGATACCGTAGTGACAATTCTAGGCTCTCACGAGAAGGAAGCTCACATATTGCCTGATATACAAGAAGATAACAATACATTGTGCCCGAACGATTATGTAGCTAACCAACTGAGAACGCTAGAAAAAACTTGTCGTTATTTGTCATACAATACAGAGTGCCCGAAAATAGATGACGAATTGAAAGCGTTAGAAAacgaaaatttacatttgtataaGTATAAGCAAAGTTTTTCAGCACCCCCGTCTCCTGTCACGAGGAAGAAGTGCCGAAAGACCTCGGAGCGACGGTACAGCGTGCGATCGGAGCTCGGATCGTGCGAGAATCTCAGCCAGTATCATCATCGTATTGGCTTGGATGACGCGGCGGCCATGCAGGACGatgacgaggacgaggacgacgatgacgatgaggATATGGATGAGGACGAGAAGATCGACGAGGAGGATAATTTCGACGAGGCGGACATGGAGATTGAGGAGATTCCCAGTCCGCATACGCCTTTCGCGGAATGCGGCGTCAGGTCGCACACACCGTTGTCCGTGCTCAGCGGTATTTCCGTGTTAAGAGTTAGAAAAGATCTCAGCAAACCATGTTCACCCGTATATTCATTTCATCATGTGGACAGTGATAGCAGAAGTCACGACGAGGATAGTATTGGTGTAGATAATAATGTTGTAGATAATGTTGCAGAGAAAGATCCGATTGACTGTTCTCAACTCGAAGAGAATCAGGAGGCGGAACGAGCGACGGTGTTCACAAATATTGAGCAAATTCAGGAATCgagtaatagtaatagtaatagttATACGTACCAGCAGTCAGTGATAACCGAACACGTTAGTTCATTCCCTGTGATGCACTCGCAGCCACCCATCTTGATGAACGAGTCATATTCCGCGACGACCAAGAcgcaaaatcttttaaatttgtcCGAATCGATTAATCCTACAACTAGTACCGAATCCAAGAGCTTTCACTCTACCAAATCTACGTTGATGCCGAAGCAATCGGAATTGCTCAATATAAATGAGGACGCTCATGCCGGACCGATAAACGTCTTTGAATTTGACGGACTACAAATATTAGTTCCTAGTACATTTATAAGCGATTCGTCCCAGAAAGCGGTGAGTGCGACCAGTCAACAATCTATGGCAAGTAGCGAGGGTGCAATAGGTATCGATGAGGAAGTGAAGAGTATTAATATGCGTGCCGATGAGACCATGCCACCTAGGGGTGAGCTGTCCGAACAAGAGAGTAATGGATGCACAGAGCCGTCTGCATGGCAG TTGTACATGGGTCAAGAATCTTCGCGCATGTCTACCTCTTACGATTTATTGGCACGAGAAAGCTGGGAAGAATCGGAAGGATCTGACAACGAGATTAGCGGCCCGTTGTTGGATAGTAGATCATTGGCCACACACTTCACTTCGAGTCTGTTTCTGGACCGAGACCGGAAAACACCGACCAAACGGACGTTCAAGTGTTCTCACTGTAACGAGGTATTTGATTGTCCAAAGGAACGCAGAGTTCACAGTACAACGGTACATAAGGACGCAGTGCCCAGTAGCAGCAGAGATCAATTGGATCAGCCAGAAATGAAGGACATCAAATTGCTGGACAATCGCGTGAATGTGTTCGACGACATATTTGTGCCGGGTTTGCATATGCAACAGATGTACCATCATCAACAGCCGCTCCTGCATCAGCTACAGCCACCACCGTCGCAGCCTGGCTCGGATGGTTTGACAAAACCCGAGGCCGATCAAAAGATTGGCGAGAATCTGGTGATACCGTCGAACATTGAGGTGACCTGCGCGATATGCGGTCAACCATGTAGCAGCGAAAAATCTCTGCAGATGCATCACCGTCGTGTACACCTAGGTGACGTGAAACGCATACGCGAGAACGCCAAGTGCCGGATATGCAACGAGGAGTTCCCGTCAGTGTTGTTGTTTAACGCCCACTTGAAGATACACCCGTTAGAATGCGGACAGTGCGGTAAGTATTTTTATCGGAAGCAAAACTTCAAGCTGCATATGAAGCGGCATTTGGGCATCAAACCATTTCCGTGCACTGTGTGCGACAAGGCGTTCCTCACCAAACAAAAGCTGGACGAACACACCAACGGCCACACTGGCAATGCGCCCGTCAAGTGTAGCTTGTGCAACGAGACTTTCCGCAGGTATTCGAATCTGACGCAACACAAGAATCGGCATCACCTCAACATTAAGAAGAAACTCAAAGACTATATATGCCACTGCGGTGAGGTGTTTCATACGAAGAAGAAACTCGCCTGGCACAAAGAAACCCACGACGAGAAGCCTAAGGCGTGCACGTACTGTAACGAGCGATTCATCCACATGGCCAGTTTGACGCGTCACATGCGTCGCGCTCACAATCGTCGATTCGTTCCTGACGCGCAGCGCGAGAGCGAGAACGTCGAGTGTCCCATTTGCAAGTGTATTTATCTACGATCGTCGTTGGCGGTGCACATGCGTGTACACAACGGCGAACGGCCGTACGAGTGTCAGGTTTGCTCCAAGGCGTTCAGCACCAAGTGGAATCTGCAGTTGCACAAGTGGACACACGCGGCGCGCAGTACCAAGCCGTTCAAGTGTAATCAGTGTAGCGCGGCTTTTTATCGTCACAGCGACTACACGGCTCACATGAACTCCCACCGTAACGTGCGTCCGTACACGTGCAACTATTGCGGCGCCCAATTCATCCGCAAGTATAACTGTCTGCGACACGTCAAGGAACACGAGGAAAGCAAGGCGTACACGTGTGATGTGTGCAACAAGACCTTCCATCGCTCCTACTATCTTAAGGAGCATCTACGGGTGCATTCAGGCGCACGACCGTACACGTGTCACATCTGCGGCAAGTCTAGCGGCACCAAGTCCAATCACAACAAGCACGTGCGAATCCATCACGCGCGCGAGCCTGTAAATACCGAGAATTAA
- the LOC140675456 gene encoding ER membrane protein complex subunit 2, with product MAGYYDKLSWTEVRDLLRTWREDSERRSKDVVEFWENTLIGKIDRLGNEKYLVLEQVCVAALDCYRLPLAEYCIKILMRAFPGSLRVHKYHAMHLEALEMYDEAIEVLESIIKRDETNAAPRKRRVAILKAQGRIPEAIKELTEYLKRFMSDQEAWHELCDLYLQEQEYSKAAYCMEELILHNPHSHLIYQRYAEIKYSQGGFDNMELAKAYFCQAAKLNPNNIRALYGLLLTTNNIATSPKCPASKKKEAMKLSEWASKQIEKQYESKVSNEDVKNIERLLGQLQLEA from the exons ATGGCAGGCTATTACGACAAATTATCTTGGACAG AAGTACGGGATTTGTTGAGAACTTGGAGAGAAGATTCCGAACGACGAAGTAAAGATGTAGTGGAATTTTgggaaaatacattaatagGAAAGATTGACCGTTTAGGCAATGAAA aatATCTGGTTCTGGAACAAGTATGTGTAGCTGCATTGGATTGTTACCGCCTGCCACTTGCTgaatattgcattaaaattttaatgcgcGCATTTCCTGGCAGCTTGCGTGTTCACAAATACCATGCCATGCATTTGGAAGCATTAGAAat gtaTGACGAAGCAATAGAAGTTTTGGAgtctattataaaaagagatgaaACTAATGCAGCACCAAGAAAACGTCGTGTCGCTATTTTAAAAGCTCAAGGACGTATTCCAGAAGCAATCAAAGAACTTACAGAATATCTGAAAAG ATTTATGAGTGATCAAGAAGCATGGCACGAGTTGTGTGATCTATATTTGCAAGAGCAAGAGTATTCTAAAGCAGCCTATTGCATGGAAGAACTTATATTGCATAATCCACACAGCCATTTAATTTACCAAAGATATGCAGAAATAAAGTATTCTCAG gGTGGATTTGATAACATGGAGTTAGCGAAAGCATATTTCTGTCAAGCAGCAAAATTAAATCCAAATAATATTAGAGCTCTATATGGCTTGTTATTA ACAACAAACAATATTGCAACATCACCTAAATGCCCTGCATCTAAGAAAAAGGAAGCAATGAAGCTGAGCGAATGGGCTAGTAAACAAATTGAGAAACAATATGAAAGTAAAGTTTCGAATGAAGATGTTAAGAATATAGAACGTTTACTAGGACAACTGCAACTTGAAGCTTAG
- the LOC140675454 gene encoding mitochondrial intermediate peptidase: protein MLRIFERQIFRNIQSCRRLNTWSHLATAFNSAVSDENHSVNILKKETGLFGILELKSEDGFDILKSRALAHVKVLIDEAINKDRKRKMVEIFDELSNTLCKVADMAEFVRVAHPDQQYVQAAENACITISGVVEKLNTHRELYDVLKQVTSNGDIQITSNIDDHVAKLFLFDFEQCGIHLPERQRKKVVELNDYILQVGQRFMAGAVTPRTVNADALPDVIRQYFVTDNGQILVQGFYTDSSNTAVREAAYKLFLFPDKEQDYLLHELLSARHLLAEFCGFPSYAHRAVKGSTVESPVVVREFLDILNDNLQFKATQDFQEMQKMKDAKSHLKQELMPWDTAYFTAKAKKTWLNTSATEFAPYFSLGACMEGLNILTQSLYGVRLESVPVLSGEVWANNVHKLAVIDEEEGILGYIYCDFYERTGKPNQDCHFTIQGGKQLSNGSYQSPIVVLMLSLPHPRWSYPCLLSPSSVDNLFHEMGHALHSMLGRTKYQHVTGTRCSTDFAEVPSVLMEYFASDPRVVSKFAKHFQTQEPMPENLLHKLCASKNIFCASELQNQVFYSMLDQVYHSGKLIKSTSEILADVQKEYYGLPYVKNTAWQLRFSHLVGYGAKYYSYLISRAIAAWIWQTYFHNDPFCRSAGNRYRRECLAHGGGKPASQLVSDFLNKEASAATFAKSLINEVDMKNLHIETIKQRNGIKFS, encoded by the exons ATGTTACGAATATTTGAGAgacaaatttttcgaaatatacaAAGTTGTAGGAGACTAAACACGTGGTCACATCTTGCCACGGCATTTAATTCTGCTGTCAGTGATGAAAATCACtcagtaaatatattgaaaaaagaaacg GGACTGTTTGGTATTCTGGAATTAAAAAGCGAAGATGGTTTTGACATATTGAAAAGTCGTGCATTAGCACATGTGAAGGTTCTCATCGATGAAGCTATAAACAAAGACAGGAAGAGAAAAATGGttgaaatatttgatgaaTTATCTAATACACTATGTAAAGTAGCAGATATGGCTGAGTTTGTTAGAGTTGCACATCCCGATCAACAATATGTTCAAGCTGCAGAAAATGCTTGTATAACTATTAGTGGAGTAGTTGAAAA GTTAAACACACATCGTGAGCTGTATGATGTATTAAAACAAGTGACCAGTAATGGTGATATTCAAATTACATCTAATATAGACGATCATGtagctaaattatttttatttgactttGAACAATGTGGTATACACTTACCGGAAAGACAAAGGAAAAAAGTAGTCGAgctaaatgattatattttacaa gtGGGTCAAAGGTTTATGGCTGGTGCTGTAACTCCAAGGACGGTTAATGCCGACGCATTACCCGACGTTATTAGGCAATA TTTTGTGACGGACAATGGTCAGATATTAGTGCAAGGATTTTACACAGACTCTTCCAATACTGCTGTTCGCGAAGCGGCATATAAATTGTTTCTGTTTCCGGATAAAGAGCAAGATTATCTATTACACGAACTCTTGAGTGCCAGACATCTATTAGCAGAATTTTGTGGATTTCCATCATATGCACATAG agcCGTGAAGGGAAGTACGGTCGAATCGCCAGTTGTAGTGAGAGAATTTCTTGATATACTAAATgacaatttgcaatttaaagcAACACAAGATTTTCAAGAAATGCAAAAGATGAAAGATGCCAAATCGCATTTGAAACAA GAATTGATGCCATGGGATACTGCCTACTTTACAGCAAAGGCAAAGAAAACTTGGTTAAATACCTCTGCCACTGAATTTGCTCCATACTTTTCCCTTGGTGCTTGTATGGAGGGTTTAAATATCCTAACGCAATCATTGTATGGAGTTAGGCTCGAATCCGTCCCAGTATTATCTGGAGAAGTGTGGGCGAATAACGTTCACAAGTTAGCTGTAATAGATGAAGAGGAAGGAATCCTGGGTTATATTTATTGCGATTTTTACGAAAGAACAGGGAAGCCTAATCAAGACTGTCATTTTACAATCCAAGGTGGAAAGCAATTGTCAAATGGTTCTTATCag AGTCCTATAGTTGTACTCATGCTATCACTGCCGCATCCACGCTGGTCATATCCGTGTTTATTAAGTCCATCATCAGTGGATAATCTGTTTCATGAAATGGGTCACGCGTTGCATTCTATGCTCGGACGAACAAAATATCAGCATGTTACTGGTACTAGATGTAGCACAGATTTCGCAGAAGTGCCAAGCGTACTGATGGAATATTTTGCAAGTGATCCTAGG GTTgtatcaaaatttgcaaaacattttcaaaCTCAAGAACCAATGccagaaaatttattgcataaaTTGTGTGCttcaaaaaacattttctgcGCCTCTGAATTACAGAATCAAGTATTTTATAGCATGTTAGATCAAGTGTATCATAGTGGTAAACTAATAAAATCCACTAGCGAGATTTTAGCAGATgtacaaaaagaatattatggCCTtccatatgtaaaaaataca GCGTGGCAATTGAGATTTTCACATTTGGTCGGATACGGTGCAAAATATTACTCCTATCTAATATCTCGTGCAATCGCCGCCTGGATTTGGCAAACTTATTTTCATAATGATCCCTTTTGTCGATCGGCAGGTAATCGTTATCGAAGGGAATGTTTAGCACATGGAGGTGGTAAGCCGGCATCGCAATTAGTGTCAGATTTCTTAAATAAGGAAGCTAGTGCTGCTACATTTGCAAAATCGTTAATCAATGAAGTTGATATGAAGAATCTACATATAGAAACCATAAAACAACGTAAtggtataaaattttcttaa
- the Cpsf73 gene encoding cleavage and polyadenylation specificity factor 73, translated as MSVKRKNDTQVPAEESDLLSIRPLGAGQEVGRSCIMLEFKGKKIMLDCGIHPGLSGMDALPFVDLVEADEIDLLLISHFHLDHCGALPWFLQKTSFKGRCFMTHATKAIYRWLLSDYIKVSNIATEQMLYTESDLETSMDKIETINFHEEKDVFGIKFWAYNAGHVLGAAMFMIEIAGVKILYTGDFSRQEDRHLMAAEIPNIHPDVLITESTYGTHIHEKREDREGRFTNLVHEIVNRGGRCLIPVFALGRAQELLLILDEYWSQHSELHEIPIYYASSLAKKCMAVYQTYVNAMNDKIRRQIAINNPFVFKHISNLKGIDHFEDIGPCVVMASPGMMQSGLSRELFESWCTDAKNGVIIAGYCVEGTLAKTILSEPEEITTMSGQKLPLKMSVDYISFSAHTDYQQTSEFIRTLKPPHVVLVHGEQNEMGRLKAALQREYEDDPSTTMEIHNPRNTVAVELYFRGEKTAKVMGTLAMETPKPGQKLSGVLVKRNFNYHMLAPCDLSKYTDMSMSQVIQRQSVYFSASLPVLKHLLTQIAGSLEVVDDKKLRVFKNVDVTIDGKIVTMEWIATPVNDMYADSVLTAILQAEIMDQSPKILPAPNKMDRMHFKECLIEMLQEMFGEDSVPKIFKGEKLYVTVDGKKAHIDLLNLEVTSKEDETFQQIVQTAVTKLHQSLAPPCDVI; from the coding sequence ATGTCGGTGAAAAGGAAAAACGACACCCAAGTACCAGCCGAGGAAAGCGATCTGTTGTCGATTCGCCCTCTTGGCGCGGGCCAGGAGGTCGGCAGGTCATGTATCATGTTGGAATTTAAGGGAAAGAAGATCATGTTGGACTGTGGGATACATCCAGGCTTATCGGGTATGGATGCCCTTCCGTTCGTCGACCTGGTCGAGGCCGATGAGATTGACTTACTgttaatttctcattttcatTTGGATCATTGCGGAGCGTTACCCTGGTTTCTGCAAAAGACCAGCTTCAAGGGCCGTTGCTTCATGACGCATGCCACCAAGGCCATTTATCGCTGGTTATTGTCAGATTACATCAAGGTGAGCAACATAGCCACCGAGCAGATGCTGTACACAGAGTCCGATCTGGAGACTAGCATGGACAAGATAGAGACGATCAACTTCCACGAAGAGAAGGATGTGTTTGGGATCAAGTTTTGGGCTTACAATGCTGGCCATGTGTTGGGCGCAGCTATGTTCATGATTGAGATCGCTGGCGTTAAGATTTTGTACACCGGTGACTTTAGTCGGCAGGAAGATAGGCACTTAATGGCTGCTGAAATCCCAAACATTCATCCCGACGTTCTCATCACAGAATCCACTTACGGCACACATATCCATGAGAAGAGAGAGGACCGAGAAGGTAGATTCACAAATCTCGTGCATGAGATTGTCAACCGAGGTGGTAGATGCTTGATACCTGTATTTGCGTTGGGAAGAGCACAGGAGCTTCTTCTTATTTTGGATGAATATTGGAGCCAGCATTCGGAACTGCATGAGATACCGATCTACTATGCCTCTTCACTGGCGAAAAAGTGTATGGCTGTTTACCAGACATATGTCAACGCCATGAACGATAAAATCAGACGACAAATAGCCATCAACAATCCTTTCGTCTTCAAGCATATATCAAATTTGAAGGGGATAGATCATTTCGAAGATATTGGACCGTGTGTGGTGATGGCATCGCCAGGTATGATGCAGAGCGGTCTGTCGAGAGAGTTATTCGAGTCTTGGTGCACAGACGCGAAAAACGGCGTCATAATAGCCGGCTACTGCGTGGAGGGTACGCTGGCCAAGACTATTCTATCGGAACCGGAAGAAATCACGACTATGTCCGGGCAAAAGCTACCGCTCAAGATGTCCGTTGATTACATATCGTTCTCTGCTCACACCGATTATCAACAAACGTCGGAATTCATACGTACTTTGAAGCCGCCGCACGTGGTGTTGGTGCATGGTGAGCAAAATGAGATGGGCCGATTGAAAGCGGCGTTACAACGGGAATACGAGGACGATCCGAGCACTACTATGGAGATACACAATCCGCGTAATACGGTAGCGGTGGAACTCTACTTTAGGGGTGAGAAGACTGCCAAGGTAATGGGCACGCTGGCAATGGAGACCCCTAAGCCAGGACAAAAGTTGTCAGGTGTGCTGGTTAAGAGAAACTTCAATTATCACATGCTGGCTCCTTGTGACCTGTCCAAGTACACGGATATGAGTATGAGTCAAGTTATACAACGGCAGAGCGTGTACTTTTCTGCATCGTTACCTGTACTCAAGCATCTGCTGACGCAGATAGCTGGTAGTCTGGAGGTCGTCGACGACAAGAAGCTGAGAGTATTCAAGAACGTTGATGTCACGATCGACGGCAAGATCGTCACGATGGAATGGATAGCGACTCCGGTCAACGATATGTACGCGGATTCCGTTTTAACGGCGATACTGCAAGCCGAGATAATGGACCAGTCGCCGAAGATACTACCTGCACCCAACAAAATGGATCGGATGCACTTCAAGGAATGTCTCATAGAGATGTTGCAGGAAATGTTTGGAGAGGATTCCGTGCCTAAGATATTCAAGGGTGAGAAGCTCTACGTCACGGTAGATGGTAAGAAGGCGCATATAGACTTGTTAAACTTGGAGGTGACTAGCAAGGAGGATGAGACTTTCCAGCAGATAGTGCAAACGGCGGTAACGAAATTGCATCAGTCGTTAGCGCCGCCTTGCGATGTGATCTAg
- the LOC140675455 gene encoding tRNA (guanine(10)-N(2))-methyltransferase homolog: MLKMNNQLKRYLFWFAHEHVDFRLAEMQSIFDMYGINPQIITKPKKHPYWIIDLPDENVVHQIVSRAISIRFCLELWGQGKQSEDLHNSLKAYSDKNIIGEKRSFKIAVETFCKHFSQQEKVDKIESFSYLPLEGSVKLKNPDITLYYIEYYGLNPNDIPEEPYEYFFGRWIADGQRELIQKLSLKTRKFIGNTSMDPQLSLIMANQAQIRKGDLVFDPFVGTGSLLIAASQFGGYTFGTDIDFLMLHGRTRPTRISQKIREKDESIAANMRQYGMSSYYLDVVVADFSYPLWRTDLRIDAIITDPPYGIREATERIGTTKINPVIEEHQATSHIPSKIGYGLNQIYKDLLCFSAKHLKLDGRLVCWYPLFRDQYTEDQLPAHPCLELLANSEQVLSNYTSRRLLTYKKIKEPEATDESITMNLTDFREKYFALREETRKEKRMRKATERARRREEWEHSNKEVTER; encoded by the exons atgcTAAAAATGAACAACCAactaaaaagatatcttttttggTTTGCTCATGAACATGTTGATTTCCGATTGGCT GAAATGCAGTCTATATTTGACATGTATGGTATTAATCCACAAATAATAACTAAGCCAAAAAAACAT cCATACTGGATTATAGATTTACCTGATGAAAATGTAGTACATCAAATTGTCAGTAGAGCAATCTCAATACGCTTTTGTTTGGAGCTATGGGGGCAAGGCAAACAAAGTGAAGACTtacataattctttaaaagcTTACTCAGACAAAAATATCATTGGAGAGAAAAGATCATTTAAGATTGCAGTGGAGACTTTCTGTAAacatttctcacaacaagagAAAGTAGATAAGATTGAA TCTTTCAGTTATTTACCTCTTGAAGGGTCAGTCAAATTGAAAAATCCAGATATTactctatattatatagagtATTATGGACTTAATCCCAATGACATTCCTGAAGAGCCATATGAATATTTCTTTGGAAGATgg attGCTGATGGCCAGCGAGAATTAATTCAAAAGTTATCATtaaaaacgagaaaatttATAGGAAACACCTCAATGGATCCACAGTTGTCCTTGATAATGGCAAATCAAGCACAAATTAGAAAAGGAGATTTAGTTTTCGATCCATTTGTAGGGACAGgttctttattaattgctgCATCTCAATTTGGAGGATATACATTTGGAACTgacattgattttttaatgctCCATGGTCGTACGAGACCTACACGAATATCACAAAAG ataagagaaaaagacgAAAGTATCGCGGCAAATATGCGTCAATATGGAATGAGTTCCTATTATCTTGATGTAGTAGTGGCAGATTTTTCATATCCACTATGGCGAACAGATTTACGAATAGATGCTATCATAACAGATc cgcCTTATGGTATAAGGGAAGCTACAGAACGTATAGGTACCACGAAAATAAATCCTGTAATAGAAGAGCATCAAGCAACCTCTCACATTCCTTCTAAAATTGGTTATGGCttgaatcaaatatataaagatttattgtgTTTCTCCGCGAAACATCTAAAACTTGATGGCAGATTAGTGTGTTGGTATCCATTGTTTAg agaCCAATACACAGAAGATCAATTACCAGCACATCCTTGCTTAGAGCTGTTAGCTAATTCCGAACAAGTACTGAGCAACTACACTAGTAGAAGATTATTaacttacaaaaaaattaaagagccaGAA GCAACCGACGAAAGCATCACCATGAATTTAACCGACTttcgcgaaaaatattttgcattacgCGAAGAAACAAGGAAGGAAAAGCGAATGAGGAAAGCCACAGAAAGAGCAAGAAGACGAGAGGAATGGGAACATAGTAACAAGGAAGTTACTGAAAGATGA